From Echinicola soli, a single genomic window includes:
- a CDS encoding tyrosine-protein phosphatase: MKSIKAIIATTALLASVSAHAQQNLGLEASPNFRELGGIETKDGKILKDHLIYRSGSFTSLPQEDKEKLAETGITTVIDFRSDYEIKREPDDIPSSLGAEWINSPIGNIDPKSMQQFMKVLTGPTFSTDQVDSLMITANKGFVDNITDFKPLFDHLLKKDEVVLFHCSAGKDRTGFASSLILHVLGADWDTIMADYLRSNEAVGKIDNSKLEMYGIPKDRAAYMMGVKAPYLEAAWDGIREKYGDVDTMLEEEIGIGEKEKKQLRKKYLSKK, translated from the coding sequence ATGAAATCAATTAAAGCGATCATTGCAACCACAGCCCTATTGGCTTCCGTCTCGGCCCATGCCCAACAAAACCTGGGATTGGAGGCCAGTCCTAACTTCCGCGAACTGGGAGGCATAGAAACCAAAGACGGAAAAATCCTCAAGGATCACCTGATATATCGGTCGGGTAGCTTCACCAGTCTGCCTCAAGAGGACAAAGAAAAACTGGCCGAAACCGGCATCACCACAGTCATTGACTTTAGGTCTGACTATGAGATCAAGCGTGAACCAGACGATATCCCTTCCTCATTAGGAGCAGAGTGGATCAACAGCCCCATTGGCAATATCGATCCCAAATCCATGCAGCAGTTTATGAAGGTATTGACGGGACCTACCTTTTCTACTGACCAAGTAGACTCTTTGATGATCACCGCCAATAAAGGATTTGTGGACAATATCACAGACTTTAAGCCCCTATTCGATCATCTACTGAAAAAGGACGAGGTCGTGCTCTTCCATTGCAGTGCCGGCAAGGACCGTACGGGATTTGCCTCCTCACTGATCTTACACGTCTTGGGAGCAGACTGGGACACCATCATGGCCGATTACCTCCGCTCCAATGAAGCTGTGGGTAAAATCGATAATTCCAAACTGGAAATGTACGGCATCCCAAAAGATCGGGCAGCATACATGATGGGCGTCAAAGCGCCTTATCTGGAAGCTGCCTGGGATGGTATCCGTGAGAAATATGGTGATGTGGATACTATGTTGGAAGAAGAAATAGGTATTGGAGAAAAGGAGAAAAAACAGCTTAGAAAAAAATACCTGAGTAAAAAATAG
- a CDS encoding TonB-dependent receptor produces the protein MKRHLPLFLTLLIWATHTMAQSQASLSGSVSDQTGYLPGVNVLVMETSQGAPTDLSGKFEISNLPTGKATLRVSYLGFETVTQEIELKAGTNSIGDIRLSEASGDLEEYVIQGTMVPSQLKAISIKKNSLAIMDVIAADAIGKLPDRNAAEAVQRLPAASVNRYHGEANQVSVRGTPYSWSSTLYNGTRLPSSNFGGNRNALLDAIPAEMIQYIQLSKAITPDMEGDAIGGSINFVTRSAPQDRTLNVSAAGGYNQKSQNGSYNASIVYGNRFFKDKFGIILAASIWNRNFSSDEIVLDYNLNSAVPAERYSINTMNAKRYFGTRRTTALNAALEYEFSTDHKLFGRIVQDQFDDIRPVYETYYEFEENRYRYSNRESEYRTYLKGYEFGGIHHLATNFKMDWKLSSYDSYYNLDTPPSMPSELKGLPIAQFHQNLEGDFGGRSSDGHVYNIFDAPDGKGITPLNFDPELTNENDFLDPNKLTLQQLIIYQIDQRDRDNVGQMNFTWDVNPVFTLKAGGKFRFKKNEAQQTPLVFLPNALLGIPGAAPLRALSEFQRMDFPAPGTFFQEQDGQFDALAIQPMPQDQTFEIFSPKFMEENDINNYSPASNATTKYDGTEDVYAGYIMGTYKITDQIQVIGGFRNEFTKLTMNSFAYDDETDEVTPVSRDNDYNAFLPMFHVKYSPREQVNLRAAFTRTFSRANFGSLSPSESVDTSTGIPRISRGNTALLPTFSNNFDLMGEWFLEDIGMITAGIFYKDIDDFIFTDLSAETIDGTNYLVSQPKNLESAYLVGFEMGITKRFSTLPGIWSGFGVDVNYSRIHSELEVPRLDDEGSVISTDITTLPTQSSNLFNTSLFYEKSGLMLRLAGNFRGASVETINQNLGPDFYVHVDNNFTVDFSAAYSITDKIKAFAEIRNLTNEPYVQYLGDNRDRITSSEWYATNGQAGIRFIIF, from the coding sequence ATGAAAAGACACTTACCATTATTCTTAACCTTACTGATCTGGGCCACCCATACCATGGCCCAAAGTCAGGCATCTTTGTCAGGAAGTGTGTCCGATCAGACGGGCTACCTTCCTGGAGTAAATGTACTGGTAATGGAAACCAGTCAAGGAGCTCCGACAGACCTTAGCGGGAAATTCGAAATTTCCAACCTTCCCACAGGTAAAGCGACCTTACGGGTCAGCTATTTGGGTTTTGAAACCGTCACCCAAGAAATCGAGCTAAAAGCTGGTACCAACTCCATAGGAGACATCAGACTATCTGAGGCATCTGGCGACCTGGAAGAATACGTAATCCAAGGGACCATGGTACCTTCCCAGCTAAAGGCCATCTCCATCAAAAAGAATTCATTGGCGATCATGGACGTCATTGCCGCTGATGCCATTGGCAAATTACCGGACAGAAATGCGGCTGAGGCTGTACAGCGGTTGCCTGCTGCAAGTGTAAACCGCTACCATGGCGAAGCCAACCAAGTCAGTGTCCGTGGCACGCCATATTCGTGGTCTTCCACTCTTTATAATGGCACTAGGCTGCCAAGCTCTAATTTTGGAGGGAACAGAAATGCCCTTTTGGATGCCATTCCCGCCGAAATGATCCAGTACATACAGCTTTCCAAGGCCATCACTCCTGATATGGAAGGAGACGCCATCGGCGGATCCATTAACTTCGTGACGCGCTCGGCCCCCCAGGACAGGACGCTTAATGTCAGCGCAGCGGGTGGATACAACCAAAAATCCCAAAACGGGAGTTATAATGCGTCCATCGTCTATGGCAACCGCTTCTTTAAGGACAAGTTCGGGATCATCCTTGCCGCTTCCATCTGGAACAGGAATTTCTCCTCTGACGAAATTGTATTGGATTACAACCTTAACAGTGCCGTTCCTGCTGAGCGTTACAGTATCAACACGATGAACGCCAAAAGGTATTTTGGTACCCGCCGCACCACTGCTCTCAATGCAGCCTTGGAATATGAATTCAGCACGGACCACAAACTATTTGGCCGAATCGTCCAAGATCAATTTGATGACATTCGTCCTGTGTATGAGACGTATTATGAATTTGAAGAAAACCGCTACCGCTACAGCAATAGAGAGTCTGAATACCGGACTTATCTGAAAGGCTATGAATTTGGAGGCATTCACCATTTGGCCACCAACTTCAAAATGGACTGGAAATTATCTTCATACGACAGCTATTATAACCTGGATACCCCTCCAAGCATGCCCAGTGAGCTTAAAGGATTGCCCATAGCCCAATTTCACCAAAACTTGGAAGGTGATTTTGGCGGTCGCTCTTCAGACGGACATGTTTACAACATCTTTGACGCGCCGGACGGCAAAGGGATCACTCCGCTAAACTTTGACCCTGAGCTGACCAATGAAAATGACTTCTTGGACCCTAATAAGCTCACACTGCAGCAACTGATCATTTACCAGATCGATCAGCGTGACAGGGATAATGTGGGCCAGATGAACTTCACTTGGGACGTAAATCCAGTATTTACCCTAAAAGCGGGTGGGAAATTCAGGTTTAAGAAAAACGAAGCTCAGCAGACTCCTCTAGTATTCCTGCCAAATGCCCTATTGGGAATTCCAGGTGCTGCACCGTTGCGTGCATTGAGCGAATTTCAGCGAATGGACTTCCCTGCTCCCGGCACCTTCTTCCAAGAGCAGGATGGACAGTTTGATGCCTTGGCCATCCAGCCCATGCCTCAGGATCAGACCTTCGAGATATTCTCTCCGAAATTTATGGAAGAAAATGACATCAATAACTACTCTCCTGCTTCCAATGCCACCACCAAATACGACGGTACAGAAGACGTATATGCCGGCTATATCATGGGTACTTATAAGATCACAGACCAAATTCAGGTAATCGGTGGTTTTAGAAATGAGTTTACCAAACTTACCATGAACAGCTTTGCATACGATGATGAAACGGATGAAGTAACCCCAGTCTCCAGGGACAACGACTACAACGCATTCCTTCCAATGTTCCATGTAAAATACAGCCCAAGGGAGCAAGTCAATCTCCGTGCTGCATTCACCAGGACATTTAGTAGAGCAAATTTTGGTAGCCTAAGTCCTTCTGAGAGCGTTGATACCTCAACTGGAATTCCACGTATATCCAGAGGAAATACAGCATTACTCCCCACTTTTTCCAATAATTTTGACCTGATGGGCGAATGGTTCCTGGAAGACATTGGGATGATCACCGCCGGGATATTCTACAAGGACATTGATGACTTCATCTTTACCGACCTATCGGCCGAAACCATCGACGGCACCAACTACCTCGTTTCCCAGCCCAAGAACCTTGAAAGTGCATATTTGGTAGGCTTCGAAATGGGCATTACCAAAAGATTCAGCACATTACCCGGTATTTGGAGCGGATTTGGAGTGGATGTCAATTACAGCAGGATACATTCCGAACTGGAAGTACCGAGGCTAGATGATGAAGGATCGGTAATATCCACCGACATCACCACGCTACCTACCCAATCCAGCAATCTGTTCAATACTTCCCTGTTCTACGAAAAAAGCGGTCTGATGCTACGACTGGCAGGAAACTTCCGAGGAGCATCTGTGGAAACCATCAACCAAAACCTTGGTCCTGACTTTTATGTCCATGTGGACAATAACTTCACCGTAGATTTCTCAGCTGCCTATTCCATCACAGATAAGATCAAGGCTTTTGCAGAAATCAGGAACTTGACCAATGAGCCCTATGTCCAGTACCTCGGTGATAACAGGGACCGTATCACCTCTAGTGAATGGTATGCTACCAATGGACAAGCAGGAATCAGATTTATCATCTTCTAA
- a CDS encoding helix-turn-helix domain-containing protein, translating into MGIMLTVVILQALTSGLLIYLNKRYKGEDLYLSLLFGLIAVHVTYKALIYWLVDNMEVFDKLHGCFSLLYGPLLYFYVQSIRNRSIPSAQIIAHSSPFFVGFGLNIIMIILLMAQNTPKLIMELYHQGVIIAVFLSFSAYSIYSLYLLHHTPATGSIYKQKATIARLIASCNLLLSFLVLFGWTMLIWDIQFPVTTRYVYYFLMLGLFYSIIHIRTRMLLPAKPSEYAIPKISIQPQEKYRNSRISEEELANILNQINLVFQRKKSFLNPDFNLDQLANELGTSKLKITQALNIHLGQNFYQFVNSARIEESKNLLQQPNEDNLTVVGYESGFKSKSTFYKYFKEATGCSPSDYKKSLKINA; encoded by the coding sequence ATGGGGATCATGTTGACTGTAGTCATATTACAGGCCTTAACCAGCGGGTTACTGATTTACCTGAACAAACGTTACAAGGGAGAAGACCTCTACCTTAGCCTTCTCTTTGGGCTTATAGCAGTACATGTTACGTACAAAGCCCTTATCTATTGGCTAGTCGATAATATGGAGGTTTTTGACAAGTTGCATGGCTGCTTTTCCTTATTGTACGGCCCGTTGCTATATTTTTATGTACAATCTATCCGAAACAGATCGATTCCTTCTGCTCAAATCATCGCCCATTCTTCCCCTTTTTTTGTTGGCTTTGGGCTTAATATTATAATGATCATCCTTCTAATGGCCCAAAACACTCCTAAACTGATCATGGAGCTTTATCATCAAGGTGTGATCATCGCTGTATTTCTTTCCTTTTCTGCATATAGCATCTATTCACTTTATCTGCTCCATCACACTCCCGCTACAGGTTCCATTTACAAGCAAAAGGCCACCATTGCCAGGCTCATTGCCTCCTGTAACCTCTTACTATCATTTTTGGTGCTATTTGGCTGGACGATGCTGATATGGGACATTCAGTTTCCTGTCACCACCCGCTATGTCTATTATTTCCTAATGTTGGGACTTTTCTATAGCATCATCCATATTCGCACAAGGATGTTGCTTCCTGCCAAACCAAGTGAATATGCGATTCCGAAAATCTCCATACAGCCCCAGGAAAAGTACAGAAACTCCAGGATTTCCGAGGAAGAACTGGCCAACATACTGAATCAAATCAACTTGGTATTTCAACGTAAAAAGTCATTCCTCAATCCTGATTTCAATCTGGATCAACTGGCCAATGAACTGGGTACTTCCAAGCTCAAAATCACCCAGGCACTCAATATCCACTTAGGCCAAAACTTCTACCAATTCGTCAATTCTGCACGGATCGAAGAATCCAAAAACCTCCTCCAACAGCCCAATGAAGACAACCTTACCGTAGTCGGCTATGAAAGTGGTTTTAAATCAAAGTCCACTTTTTACAAATACTTCAAAGAAGCCACGGGATGCAGTCCCAGCGACTACAAAAAGTCCCTGAAAATCAACGCATAA